One genomic window of Daphnia pulex isolate KAP4 chromosome 12, ASM2113471v1 includes the following:
- the LOC124208882 gene encoding cytolytic toxin-beta-like isoform X2, which translates to MFNKLDTNKMIALGRNFSIGTLYNHIEDVIVPNMRLWDPSDVSCLATVKTERKETVKVHSIVAEQMSEEEDDIDDDESGTTLLSDLGMDNHSAMSLMAGLLHPSLAGAWQYLIDRSDSTMGLFDLGSEVAIHCCSSSRKVSVDPTSLEIICRPERLIKSQATHVVVAVTYGLKAFCIFSPQLGPHPKSSRDEDDYAHYFANGLLNGRNQLELDEEDEDGRLIPLNLQCWTLKDVGEQYQACRKVMDHLASTAIPLRVWLYPLGGKLLVKLLKKLHPLNSFLQKFFMDILFGRVNKPKEYRINTTDLKPKVPSPLKSFII; encoded by the exons ATGTTTAACAAACTCGATACTAATAAAATGATTGCTCTTGGCCGTAATTTTTCCATCGGCACTCTCTACAATCACATTGAAGACGTCATTGTACCCA ATATGCGTCTGTGGGATCCAAGTGATGTTTCTTGTCTGGCCACTGTCAAAACAGAACGGAAAGAAACTGTCAAAGTTCATTCAATTGTGGCTGAGCAAAtgagtgaagaagaagacgatattgatgatgatgaatctgGGACCACCTTGTTGTCTGATTTGGGAATGGACAATCACTCGGCCATGAGTTTGATGGCTGGACTGTTACACCCTTCATTGGCAGGAGCTTGGCAGTACCTGATTGATCGATCTGATTCCACAATGGGATTGTTTGATCTCGGCTCTGAAGTGGCAATCCATTGTTGTTCCTCCAGCAGGAAAGTCTCAGTCGACCCCACTAGCCTGGAAATTATCTGCCGGCCAGAGAGACTCATCAAGAGCCAGGCCACTCACGTCGTTGTAGCGGTCACTTACGGCCTGAAGGCCTTCTGCATTTTCTCTCCTCAACTCGGCCCACATCCGAAAAGTTCCAGGGACGAAGACGACTACGCCCACTACTTTGCCAACGGACTTTTGAATGGCCGAAATCAACTAGAACtggacgaagaagatgaagacggcCGCCTTATTCCGTTAAACTTGCAGT GCTGGACTTTGAAGGACGTCGGCGAGCAGTACCAAGCCTGCAGGAAAGTCATGGATCACCTGGCCAGCACGGCCATCCCGTTGAGAGTGTGGTTGTACCCTCTTG gagggaaattGCTCGttaaattgttgaaaaagttgCACCCTTTGAACTCATTTCTCCAGAAATTCTTTATGGACATTTTATTTGGTAGAGTGAATAAGCCCAAGGAATATCGAATTAATACCACAGACCTAAAACCAAAAGTACCAAGTCCCCTAAAAAGTTTCATAATCTAA
- the LOC124208882 gene encoding cytolytic toxin-alpha-like isoform X1, whose product MFNKLDTNKMIALGRNFSIGTLYNHIEDVIVPNMRLWDPSDVSCLATVKTERKETVKVHSIVAEQMSEEEDDIDDDESGTTLLSDLGMDNHSAMSLMAGLLHPSLAGAWQYLIDRSDSTMGLFDLGSEVAIHCCSSSRKVSVDPTSLEIICRPERLIKSQATHVVVAVTYGLKAFCIFSPQLGPHPKSSRDEDDYAHYFANGLLNGRNQLELDEEDEDGRLIPLNLQCLLYSDLIGVKSGQSWTLKDVGEQYQACRKVMDHLASTAIPLRVWLYPLGGKLLVKLLKKLHPLNSFLQKFFMDILFGRVNKPKEYRINTTDLKPKVPSPLKSFII is encoded by the exons ATGTTTAACAAACTCGATACTAATAAAATGATTGCTCTTGGCCGTAATTTTTCCATCGGCACTCTCTACAATCACATTGAAGACGTCATTGTACCCA ATATGCGTCTGTGGGATCCAAGTGATGTTTCTTGTCTGGCCACTGTCAAAACAGAACGGAAAGAAACTGTCAAAGTTCATTCAATTGTGGCTGAGCAAAtgagtgaagaagaagacgatattgatgatgatgaatctgGGACCACCTTGTTGTCTGATTTGGGAATGGACAATCACTCGGCCATGAGTTTGATGGCTGGACTGTTACACCCTTCATTGGCAGGAGCTTGGCAGTACCTGATTGATCGATCTGATTCCACAATGGGATTGTTTGATCTCGGCTCTGAAGTGGCAATCCATTGTTGTTCCTCCAGCAGGAAAGTCTCAGTCGACCCCACTAGCCTGGAAATTATCTGCCGGCCAGAGAGACTCATCAAGAGCCAGGCCACTCACGTCGTTGTAGCGGTCACTTACGGCCTGAAGGCCTTCTGCATTTTCTCTCCTCAACTCGGCCCACATCCGAAAAGTTCCAGGGACGAAGACGACTACGCCCACTACTTTGCCAACGGACTTTTGAATGGCCGAAATCAACTAGAACtggacgaagaagatgaagacggcCGCCTTATTCCGTTAAACTTGCAGTGTCTCCTGTACAGCGACTTGATTGGCGTCAAAAGTGGACAAAGCTGGACTTTGAAGGACGTCGGCGAGCAGTACCAAGCCTGCAGGAAAGTCATGGATCACCTGGCCAGCACGGCCATCCCGTTGAGAGTGTGGTTGTACCCTCTTG gagggaaattGCTCGttaaattgttgaaaaagttgCACCCTTTGAACTCATTTCTCCAGAAATTCTTTATGGACATTTTATTTGGTAGAGTGAATAAGCCCAAGGAATATCGAATTAATACCACAGACCTAAAACCAAAAGTACCAAGTCCCCTAAAAAGTTTCATAATCTAA